A genomic segment from Spongiibacter sp. IMCC21906 encodes:
- a CDS encoding molybdopterin cofactor-binding domain-containing protein, producing the protein MKINTELNRREFLRITALAGGGLLVACGGGGSGGSQTADDNGGPGVGNGGEASTPAEEYDVGAFMRIDTDNQVTILVGAAEIGQGALTSLPMIVAEELDADWSKVRSELSPVAPRFNNPYYVGALQFTVASSVVRGYFEPQRKVGAAVRQMMVNAAAKRWNVNADSLRTESGMVIDEANGRSTSYGELASAAAQEPIPFNPRLKSPDDYRIIGKSKQRLDVNGKVDGSFQYGIDVDIPDMLTAIIVRPPRFGGQALNYDRNTVMAVPGVVDVITILGGVAIVAEDYWSATKGRQALQVNWAELLAGRTDSQAQRNEYGFKLNLPGVPLRIDGSTLLANTFAKEVISEDYYFPYQAHAAMEPLNVVIDYRGNSADIWTGTQSPTVDKIIASTILGLLPGQLNFHVMPAGGGFGRRGNLLADFVRDAALVAKVIQRPLKLIWSREDDMKGGFYRPAAMVRVSAGLNDAGEIISWSHRAITQDVTAALYTEELTDLLLDFKLPALTDLTDLENGMPYDIDNVLVDFHLTVKPNMPALWMRSVNKYTDVFAQETLIDKVAQQAAQDPYQFRRGMLTNKPRHRAVLDAVAQAANWGSPPSGQFQGIAIMGHWGSFVAQVVEVSVDSQRRLTVHRVVTAADCGTAINPDLVIAQLESAVIFALSSVLFGEIELVDGVVQQNNFDDYPVVRMYQAPEMETVLVNSGDNPGGVGELGVPCVGPALCNAIFAATGELITELPLKNLNFDIA; encoded by the coding sequence ATGAAAATAAATACAGAATTAAATCGCCGCGAATTTTTACGTATAACGGCCCTGGCGGGCGGCGGTTTGCTCGTAGCCTGTGGCGGAGGCGGTAGTGGTGGCAGCCAAACCGCAGACGACAATGGCGGCCCTGGTGTGGGAAACGGCGGCGAAGCTAGTACCCCGGCAGAAGAGTATGACGTTGGCGCGTTTATGCGTATCGATACCGACAATCAGGTCACCATATTAGTTGGCGCTGCCGAAATTGGCCAAGGCGCCTTAACCTCCTTACCGATGATTGTGGCAGAAGAACTCGATGCTGACTGGAGCAAAGTTAGATCAGAACTTTCGCCAGTAGCCCCCCGGTTCAACAACCCCTACTACGTTGGCGCCCTGCAATTTACCGTCGCCAGCTCAGTGGTAAGAGGCTATTTTGAACCCCAACGAAAAGTCGGCGCGGCCGTTAGACAGATGATGGTGAATGCCGCCGCCAAACGCTGGAATGTCAACGCCGACAGTCTTCGAACTGAATCTGGCATGGTCATCGACGAAGCTAATGGTCGCAGCACCAGCTACGGCGAACTGGCCAGCGCCGCTGCCCAAGAACCTATCCCCTTTAATCCTCGTTTAAAATCCCCTGACGACTACCGCATTATTGGCAAATCCAAGCAACGCTTGGATGTTAATGGCAAAGTTGATGGCAGCTTTCAATACGGCATCGATGTCGACATTCCTGACATGCTCACTGCGATCATCGTCAGACCACCACGTTTTGGTGGCCAAGCTCTCAACTATGACCGCAATACCGTGATGGCCGTCCCCGGCGTGGTAGATGTGATAACCATTTTAGGCGGTGTTGCCATTGTCGCAGAAGATTACTGGTCGGCAACAAAAGGCCGCCAAGCATTACAAGTCAACTGGGCCGAATTACTAGCAGGTCGCACGGACTCACAAGCCCAGCGCAACGAATACGGATTTAAGCTTAATCTTCCCGGTGTGCCGCTTAGAATCGACGGCTCCACACTGTTAGCCAATACCTTTGCCAAAGAAGTTATCAGCGAAGATTATTACTTCCCCTATCAAGCCCATGCTGCCATGGAGCCTCTTAACGTCGTTATAGACTACCGAGGCAACAGCGCCGATATTTGGACCGGCACCCAGTCCCCCACTGTCGACAAAATTATTGCCTCCACTATTCTCGGTCTTCTTCCTGGCCAGCTTAATTTTCATGTCATGCCCGCGGGTGGTGGCTTTGGTCGCCGAGGCAACTTGCTCGCCGATTTTGTACGAGACGCCGCCTTGGTCGCCAAAGTCATCCAGCGGCCACTAAAACTCATCTGGAGCCGTGAAGACGATATGAAAGGCGGTTTTTATCGTCCCGCCGCCATGGTCAGAGTATCTGCCGGTCTTAACGATGCCGGTGAAATCATCTCTTGGAGCCACAGGGCCATTACCCAAGACGTAACCGCAGCACTGTACACAGAAGAACTCACCGACTTATTACTAGACTTTAAGCTGCCCGCACTCACAGACCTCACCGACTTAGAAAACGGCATGCCCTACGATATCGACAATGTGCTGGTCGATTTTCACCTTACCGTCAAACCCAACATGCCTGCACTGTGGATGCGCTCGGTAAATAAGTACACCGACGTTTTCGCCCAAGAAACCCTCATTGACAAAGTGGCCCAGCAAGCCGCACAAGACCCTTACCAATTTCGCCGCGGCATGCTCACCAACAAGCCCCGCCATCGGGCCGTACTCGACGCCGTCGCCCAAGCCGCCAACTGGGGCTCGCCACCCTCCGGCCAATTCCAAGGTATTGCGATCATGGGTCACTGGGGCAGCTTTGTCGCTCAAGTGGTCGAGGTTTCCGTCGACAGCCAACGCCGTTTAACGGTTCATCGTGTTGTCACCGCCGCCGACTGCGGCACGGCAATCAACCCAGATTTGGTAATTGCCCAATTGGAGTCCGCCGTTATTTTCGCTTTATCCAGCGTGTTATTTGGTGAAATTGAACTAGTAGACGGTGTTGTTCAACAAAATAATTTTGACGACTACCCGGTGGTGAGAATGTACCAAGCACCCGAGATGGAAACCGTATTGGTTAATAGCGGCGACAACCCAGGCGGCGTTGGCGAGCTGGGTGTGCCCTGTGTCGGCCCGGCATTATGTAACGCGATTTTTGCCGCCACCGGCGAGCTGATTACCGAGCTGCCACTAAAAAACCTCAATTTTGATATCGCCTAG
- a CDS encoding TetR/AcrR family transcriptional regulator has protein sequence MTEGLGSKRLKTKAHIMNVAAQLFSDKGYAATSMDQLAKACKLTKGALYDHFNGKEDVYLQSVSNRVDTALAWVDEQAETDVSLSAQRRLFSYAESFLIVLDRDPVIRRLILRWLTDAAAFDTETLIQQRIIDSFNTLLNLIAEYRPKLNAQKYAYSFYCSAILGDDMRRFAEFLTPEVKTINTVEGLMAHFKESLS, from the coding sequence ATGACAGAGGGTTTAGGCAGTAAACGGTTAAAAACCAAAGCACACATTATGAACGTGGCTGCACAGCTATTTTCTGATAAGGGTTATGCGGCAACCAGCATGGATCAGTTGGCCAAGGCTTGTAAGCTAACTAAGGGCGCGTTGTACGATCATTTTAATGGCAAAGAAGATGTTTATTTGCAGAGTGTGTCGAATCGTGTGGATACAGCGCTGGCGTGGGTAGATGAACAGGCGGAGACGGACGTCAGCTTATCTGCCCAGCGGCGATTATTTAGTTATGCAGAATCTTTTCTCATTGTGCTGGATCGTGATCCGGTGATTCGGCGCTTGATATTACGATGGCTGACGGATGCCGCCGCCTTTGATACTGAAACGCTAATTCAGCAACGGATTATTGACTCTTTTAATACCCTGCTAAATTTAATAGCTGAGTATCGTCCTAAATTGAATGCGCAAAAATACGCCTACAGTTTTTATTGCAGTGCCATTTTAGGCGATGACATGCGCCGTTTTGCGGAATTTTTGACCCCTGAAGTCAAAACTATCAATACGGTAGAAGGGCTTATGGCGCATTTTAAAGAGAGCCTTTCTTAA
- a CDS encoding OmpP1/FadL family transporter, translating into MHKYTDRYIVQKPTDRYIDMHTNNQIKNNTLPPLRKSFGSAFFYIFCVLALLLPGTSFAGVGILPIGFGSQSYARSGTDIAYSSDPMSLNNNPAGIAQIDRPELNLIIEPNIIYGVRHQDSLGNNKNSDNDLVVLVSGGWATPLASNPNIVVGLGLFTQGGVGYDYPDLKTDFDNRDDLLALFGVFRLAPAIAWNINERLRVGLSASINYSQAEQEVFPDTSVLAAEPFFGLKLNDLSGTSLSWRIGLQYDLSDQLTVGFNYSEQTDLKLDGGNAEVNYSALGIGKIDYQNARITGLSLPREIGIGFAWQATPKLSIGADLNWYEWSESLGNIRSELTNPNYTAAEDGPPIPDQITVITDFGGQDNFSKSVSADYLINERNQLFLGLQHTNNVITKAATSPLTNLLGKWHLSIGLEHQFTSNWHATVVYAHALQEQRDYQNTQFPLGNESRESYSAYNLVFEVGYRW; encoded by the coding sequence TTGCATAAATATACCGATCGGTATATTGTTCAAAAACCTACCGATCGGTATATAGACATGCACACCAATAATCAAATAAAAAATAATACCCTTCCACCCTTACGGAAGAGCTTCGGCTCTGCCTTTTTTTACATTTTCTGTGTGCTGGCGCTGCTACTCCCCGGCACCAGCTTTGCCGGTGTCGGCATACTGCCCATTGGTTTTGGCAGTCAATCTTACGCCCGCAGCGGCACCGACATCGCCTACTCTTCTGACCCAATGAGTTTGAATAACAACCCAGCAGGTATCGCGCAAATTGATCGCCCAGAGTTAAACCTCATCATCGAGCCCAATATTATCTATGGCGTCAGGCATCAAGACTCCCTGGGCAATAATAAAAACTCAGACAATGACCTTGTGGTTTTAGTGAGTGGCGGTTGGGCAACGCCCTTGGCATCAAACCCCAACATTGTGGTGGGTTTAGGCTTGTTCACCCAAGGTGGGGTTGGCTACGACTACCCAGACCTGAAAACTGATTTTGACAACCGAGACGACTTACTCGCCCTTTTTGGTGTTTTTCGCCTCGCCCCCGCCATTGCATGGAATATAAACGAGCGACTGCGAGTTGGCCTGTCGGCGTCAATCAATTACTCCCAAGCCGAGCAAGAAGTCTTCCCTGACACCTCAGTACTGGCAGCCGAACCCTTTTTTGGACTAAAACTCAACGACCTCAGCGGCACCAGCTTGTCGTGGCGAATCGGATTGCAATATGACCTCAGTGATCAGCTGACCGTAGGATTCAACTACAGCGAACAAACCGACCTCAAGCTGGACGGCGGCAATGCCGAAGTGAACTACAGCGCCTTGGGCATTGGTAAAATCGACTACCAAAACGCCCGGATTACCGGGCTTTCCTTACCCCGAGAAATCGGCATTGGCTTCGCGTGGCAGGCAACCCCAAAGCTCTCAATTGGCGCCGACCTGAACTGGTATGAATGGAGTGAGTCGCTAGGTAATATCCGCAGTGAACTCACCAACCCAAACTACACTGCAGCCGAAGATGGCCCGCCTATTCCCGACCAAATAACGGTAATAACAGACTTTGGTGGGCAGGATAATTTCTCCAAGTCAGTCTCTGCCGACTACTTAATAAACGAGCGCAACCAGCTGTTTTTAGGCCTCCAACACACCAACAACGTTATCACCAAAGCAGCCACCAGCCCATTAACTAACTTGTTAGGAAAATGGCATTTAAGCATCGGCCTAGAGCACCAATTCACCTCAAACTGGCATGCCACCGTAGTTTACGCCCATGCCCTGCAAGAACAGAGAGACTACCAAAATACCCAGTTTCCACTCGGTAACGAATCCCGAGAAAGTTACAGCGCCTATAACCTGGTTTTTGAAGTTGGTTACCGTTGGTAG
- a CDS encoding transposase has product MARLPRLYLPGCSQHIIQRGNNREPCFFNEADYKAYLSFLKDAAEKYRVAVHAFVLMTNHVHLLVTPSDEHGVSRMMQAQGRKYVQYFNYTYARTGTLWEGRYKSTLVDAENYLLTVYRYIELNPVRAGMVVHASEYPWSSYQGNALGKSIQLLTPHELYIQLGKADEERQSAYRALFRGRMPERDLTAIREATNKAWVLGSDRFRAQIEAKTGRRSAPLGRGGDRKSAVFRENQNQ; this is encoded by the coding sequence ATGGCCCGCTTACCAAGACTTTATTTACCCGGCTGTTCCCAGCATATTATTCAACGTGGTAATAACCGAGAACCCTGCTTTTTTAATGAGGCTGATTACAAGGCCTATTTGTCCTTTCTCAAGGATGCTGCAGAAAAATATCGCGTTGCCGTTCACGCTTTTGTATTGATGACGAATCATGTTCATCTTCTGGTTACGCCCAGCGATGAGCATGGGGTCAGCCGTATGATGCAGGCGCAGGGGCGCAAGTATGTTCAGTATTTCAATTACACCTATGCTCGCACCGGTACGCTGTGGGAGGGCCGTTATAAATCGACCTTGGTGGATGCTGAAAATTACTTGTTGACTGTGTATCGCTATATTGAATTGAATCCCGTGCGGGCTGGCATGGTGGTGCATGCATCGGAGTACCCTTGGTCTAGTTATCAAGGTAATGCTTTGGGCAAGTCCATTCAGCTGTTGACGCCACATGAGTTATATATCCAGTTGGGTAAAGCAGATGAGGAGCGGCAGAGCGCCTACCGCGCGTTGTTTCGGGGCAGGATGCCTGAGCGTGACTTGACGGCGATACGTGAAGCCACAAACAAAGCGTGGGTTTTGGGTAGTGATCGTTTTAGGGCGCAGATTGAAGCTAAAACCGGGCGACGGTCAGCGCCTTTGGGGAGAGGCGGGGATAGGAAGTCAGCAGTATTCCGAGAAAACCAAAATCAATGA
- a CDS encoding acyl-CoA thioesterase II — translation MAFLDDFLDHLRLDSVAADHFQGETRYMIAANHIYGGQVMSQALSAASQTVAEGRYCHNYAVQFLRGGRTDAPIDFWVERVKDGRNFSVRRVLAEQGGKKLLSLEGSFHIEADGLERQQHCDNTVGPENLRDLASYKADFAARNQMGLYDFLVTNNILEFRCQEMPSYIESRDRPAAQKMWVRAKYPLATDQNLQRILLAYISDHNFLRTATLPYRSQIEIKPFQFASLNHAMWIHRPINLNHWHLFDVTSPNAYGQRSQVMGHFYNESGEMVATAIQEGLLKALTADEVVPFSNTV, via the coding sequence ATGGCTTTTCTTGACGACTTTTTAGATCATTTGCGGCTGGATAGCGTGGCTGCCGATCATTTTCAGGGTGAAACCCGTTATATGATTGCGGCTAATCATATTTATGGGGGACAGGTGATGTCGCAAGCCTTGTCGGCGGCGTCACAAACTGTTGCTGAAGGGCGCTACTGTCATAATTATGCGGTGCAATTTTTGCGAGGTGGCCGTACCGATGCGCCCATTGATTTTTGGGTGGAGAGAGTTAAAGACGGTAGAAACTTTAGTGTAAGGCGGGTGCTGGCGGAGCAGGGCGGCAAAAAGCTGCTAAGTCTAGAAGGCTCTTTTCATATTGAGGCTGATGGCTTAGAACGGCAGCAGCATTGTGATAATACCGTGGGACCAGAAAACCTTAGAGACCTTGCGTCCTATAAGGCCGATTTTGCCGCCCGAAACCAAATGGGGCTGTACGATTTTTTGGTCACCAATAATATTCTTGAGTTTCGCTGTCAGGAAATGCCGTCCTACATCGAAAGCCGTGATCGCCCTGCGGCCCAAAAAATGTGGGTACGAGCCAAATATCCCCTGGCAACAGACCAAAATTTGCAACGGATATTGCTGGCGTATATCAGCGACCACAATTTTTTGCGTACCGCCACGCTTCCCTACCGCTCTCAAATTGAGATCAAGCCTTTTCAGTTTGCCAGCCTTAACCACGCCATGTGGATTCATCGCCCCATTAATCTGAATCACTGGCACCTGTTTGATGTGACCAGCCCCAATGCCTACGGACAGCGGTCCCAGGTAATGGGACATTTTTATAATGAGTCTGGCGAAATGGTGGCAACCGCTATACAGGAAGGCTTACTCAAAGCCTTAACAGCAGATGAGGTTGTGCCGTTTAGTAACACCGTATAG
- a CDS encoding long-chain fatty acid--CoA ligase → MFTPMMNSELTITALMRHAERVNGLVEVVSVTADNPRHRYTYRDAFKRVRKLANALSKLGLKQGDTIGTFAWNDYRHLEIYYAVSCSGMVCHTVNPRLFPEQLEYIVNHGKDKWIFVDATMVPLLESLQDKLPDIQGYIVMTDEAHMPDTRLNNALCYETLLAPESEAFDWPELNENTPSALCYTSGTTGNPKGVMYTHRSTLLHCFGSIAADVFALSIKDVALPIVPMFHVNGWGLVYSAPMVGSKLVMPGPKMADGETLCALINEEKITVSAGVPTVWLALMNYLDEHKKSIPTLNRLTVGGAACPFVVYDGLRNRYGVDVQMGWGMTEMNPLGTFNGNCPPALESLSEEEYDHLRLKAGRPVFGVDIKITDADGNDQPWDGVSSGAIKVRGPWIINDYFNYDGETLDDNGWFETGDVGCMDQWGYLQITDRLKDVIKSGGEWISSIELENCAMNHPDVAEAAVVGMPHPKWTERPLLLAVLKDGKTLDKQTLLAWLEDKVAKWWIPEDCLFVDELPHTATGKVSKKDIRAQLKDYQWPE, encoded by the coding sequence ATGTTCACCCCAATGATGAATAGCGAGCTGACCATCACCGCGCTGATGCGCCATGCCGAACGGGTCAATGGTTTGGTTGAAGTGGTCTCAGTGACCGCAGACAACCCTCGACATCGCTACACTTACCGCGACGCCTTTAAACGCGTGCGTAAACTGGCCAATGCGCTCAGCAAGCTGGGCCTGAAACAGGGCGACACCATCGGCACCTTTGCCTGGAATGATTACCGGCATTTAGAAATTTACTATGCGGTGTCGTGTAGCGGCATGGTTTGCCACACGGTTAACCCCCGCTTATTTCCGGAGCAGCTGGAATATATCGTCAACCATGGCAAGGACAAGTGGATTTTTGTCGATGCCACCATGGTGCCGCTGCTTGAGTCTCTGCAAGACAAGCTCCCAGATATTCAGGGCTATATCGTAATGACCGATGAAGCCCATATGCCAGACACCCGCCTTAATAACGCTTTATGCTACGAAACCCTGCTGGCCCCAGAAAGCGAGGCATTTGACTGGCCTGAGCTGAACGAAAACACGCCTTCTGCGCTGTGCTATACCTCAGGCACCACCGGCAACCCCAAAGGCGTGATGTATACCCACCGTTCAACCCTTCTGCATTGTTTTGGCAGCATTGCTGCCGATGTCTTTGCTCTTTCGATAAAAGATGTGGCTCTGCCTATTGTGCCCATGTTCCATGTGAACGGTTGGGGGCTGGTGTACTCCGCTCCCATGGTCGGCAGCAAGTTGGTTATGCCTGGCCCTAAAATGGCGGATGGCGAAACCCTTTGCGCCTTGATTAACGAAGAAAAAATTACTGTGTCAGCCGGTGTTCCCACCGTATGGCTGGCGTTGATGAATTATCTTGATGAGCACAAAAAATCCATTCCCACCTTAAACCGCTTAACCGTGGGCGGCGCTGCCTGCCCCTTTGTGGTGTACGACGGCTTGCGCAACCGCTACGGTGTTGACGTGCAGATGGGCTGGGGCATGACCGAGATGAATCCACTGGGCACCTTCAATGGCAACTGTCCTCCCGCCCTGGAGTCACTCTCTGAAGAAGAATATGACCACTTACGCTTAAAAGCCGGACGCCCGGTGTTTGGGGTAGATATTAAAATCACCGATGCCGACGGCAACGATCAGCCTTGGGACGGTGTAAGCAGCGGCGCGATTAAAGTGCGTGGACCCTGGATTATTAACGACTACTTTAATTACGACGGCGAAACGCTAGACGATAACGGCTGGTTTGAAACCGGCGATGTGGGGTGTATGGATCAATGGGGGTATCTACAGATTACCGACAGGCTCAAAGATGTCATCAAATCTGGCGGCGAGTGGATTAGCTCCATTGAGCTGGAAAACTGTGCCATGAATCATCCCGATGTCGCCGAAGCTGCGGTAGTCGGTATGCCCCACCCAAAATGGACCGAGCGGCCATTGTTGCTGGCCGTACTCAAAGACGGAAAAACCCTGGACAAACAAACCTTATTGGCTTGGCTGGAAGACAAAGTCGCCAAGTGGTGGATTCCAGAAGACTGTTTATTTGTCGACGAGCTGCCCCATACCGCCACAGGCAAAGTGAGCAAAAAGGATATTCGCGCCCAGTTAAAAGACTATCAGTGGCCTGAATAA
- a CDS encoding ABC transporter permease → MNFYAIRAIYLFEMHRTWRTLMQSIASPVISTSLYFVVFGSAIGSKMVEIDGVSYGAFIIPGLLMLALLTESISNASFGIYFPKYNGTIYELLSAPVATTEILLGYVGAAASKSIVLGLIILVTARLFVDYQIMHPFWMMSFLVMTAVSFSLFGFIIGVWADGFEKLQIVPMLIVTPLAFLGGSFYSISMLPPLWQKITLINPVVYLISGFRWSFYGVADVNVGVSIGMTALFLVLCLALVSWMLRTGYKIKS, encoded by the coding sequence GTGAATTTTTATGCTATTCGGGCGATTTATTTATTTGAGATGCATCGCACTTGGCGCACCCTGATGCAGAGTATTGCCTCGCCGGTCATTTCCACCTCCCTGTATTTTGTCGTGTTTGGCTCGGCCATCGGCTCCAAAATGGTGGAGATAGACGGGGTGAGCTACGGCGCTTTTATCATTCCCGGCTTGCTGATGCTGGCGCTGTTAACCGAGAGTATCTCTAATGCCTCTTTTGGGATTTATTTTCCTAAATACAACGGCACAATTTATGAGCTACTGTCTGCGCCGGTAGCGACAACAGAAATTTTGCTGGGTTATGTCGGCGCCGCCGCGAGTAAATCGATTGTGCTGGGATTGATTATTCTCGTCACTGCCAGATTGTTTGTGGACTATCAAATTATGCATCCTTTCTGGATGATGAGTTTTTTGGTGATGACGGCGGTGAGCTTCAGTTTATTTGGCTTTATTATCGGCGTTTGGGCCGATGGTTTTGAGAAGCTGCAAATTGTGCCGATGCTGATTGTGACGCCGCTGGCCTTTTTGGGCGGCAGCTTTTATTCCATCAGCATGCTGCCGCCGCTGTGGCAAAAAATTACGTTGATCAATCCCGTCGTGTATTTAATCAGTGGTTTTCGCTGGAGCTTTTATGGCGTTGCCGACGTGAATGTCGGCGTGAGTATTGGCATGACGGCATTGTTTTTAGTGCTGTGTTTGGCACTGGTGAGCTGGATGTTGCGTACTGGTTATAAAATTAAGAGCTAG
- a CDS encoding ABC transporter ATP-binding protein: MSSIISVKGLSKVYDGGFQALKHIDLDIRTGEIFALLGPNGAGKTTLISIICGIVNGSTGTVTANGMDIRGDFRKVRSMIGLVPQELSTDGFESVISTVKFSRGLFGKPPNPQYLEKILRQLSLWEKRNNRIMELSGGMKRRVMIAKALSHEPQILFLDEPTAGVDVELRRDMWEMVRELRLQGVTIILTTHYIEEAEEMADRIGVINRGEIILVEDKHTLMEKLGQKQLRLQLQQPLAAIPADLQSLPISLADNGHQLIFHFDSQSEHTGIAEMLRRLDAHGIDYKDLQSKQRSLEEIFVSLVSEQRTSETTGEGVA; the protein is encoded by the coding sequence GTGTCCAGCATTATCAGCGTAAAAGGTCTAAGCAAGGTTTACGACGGCGGCTTTCAGGCGCTAAAGCACATTGATCTCGATATTCGAACCGGTGAAATTTTTGCGCTGCTCGGCCCCAATGGTGCAGGTAAAACCACCTTGATCAGTATTATCTGCGGTATCGTCAATGGCAGCACGGGTACGGTGACCGCTAACGGCATGGATATTCGCGGCGACTTTCGCAAAGTGCGGAGCATGATAGGCTTGGTGCCCCAAGAGCTGAGCACAGATGGTTTTGAAAGCGTTATCTCTACTGTTAAATTCAGTCGCGGGTTGTTTGGCAAACCACCTAATCCCCAATACCTGGAAAAAATCCTTCGCCAGCTTTCGCTTTGGGAAAAACGCAATAACCGCATTATGGAATTATCCGGCGGCATGAAACGTCGGGTCATGATTGCCAAAGCCTTGTCCCATGAACCGCAAATTTTGTTTTTAGATGAACCTACTGCCGGGGTGGATGTAGAGCTGCGCCGGGATATGTGGGAGATGGTCAGAGAATTGCGGCTGCAGGGCGTCACCATTATTTTGACCACCCACTATATTGAAGAAGCCGAGGAAATGGCCGACCGCATTGGGGTCATCAACCGGGGTGAAATTATCCTGGTGGAAGACAAACACACCTTGATGGAAAAGCTGGGCCAGAAACAATTACGATTGCAGTTACAGCAGCCCCTTGCAGCCATTCCTGCCGATTTGCAGTCATTGCCCATCTCTCTTGCGGATAACGGTCATCAACTGATTTTTCATTTTGACAGTCAGAGCGAACACACCGGCATTGCCGAGATGCTCAGGCGCTTGGATGCCCATGGCATTGATTACAAAGACCTGCAGTCTAAGCAGCGTTCGCTGGAAGAAATTTTTGTCAGTCTGGTTTCTGAGCAGCGTACAAGTGAAACCACAGGGGAGGGTGTTGCGTGA
- a CDS encoding TetR/AcrR family transcriptional regulator, whose amino-acid sequence MTDTLQSMPVTKSKKSSSRSYHHGDLHRQLVEAAARLLREEGDSALSMRRLAQELQVSRMAPYHHFADKHALLCAVAEEGFQRLLALIESDDFLNGRNTEKEGLRRFLGRYITFALDNREYYDLMFGERLWKNQVPTDSLRTLSRASFKQYVERLRQLPLSETVQDDALRYAQVSWSTLHGMSRVLIDGIYFESDAVNAMCDTATEMMWRAFKQA is encoded by the coding sequence TTGACTGATACATTGCAGTCCATGCCTGTTACCAAATCGAAAAAGTCCTCTTCTCGCAGCTATCATCACGGTGATTTACATCGCCAATTGGTAGAGGCCGCTGCGCGCCTGCTGCGCGAAGAAGGGGATTCGGCTTTGTCCATGCGTCGCTTGGCCCAAGAGTTACAAGTGTCGCGGATGGCGCCTTATCATCATTTTGCCGACAAGCACGCGCTACTATGTGCCGTGGCAGAAGAGGGGTTTCAGCGCCTGCTGGCGTTGATTGAAAGTGACGACTTTCTCAACGGCCGAAACACGGAGAAAGAGGGGTTGCGACGCTTTCTGGGACGGTATATCACCTTCGCGCTGGATAATCGTGAGTATTACGATTTGATGTTTGGTGAACGCTTATGGAAAAACCAAGTGCCAACAGACAGTTTACGAACACTGTCCAGAGCGTCGTTTAAACAATATGTCGAACGCCTGCGCCAATTACCCTTAAGCGAAACAGTACAAGACGATGCCTTGCGTTACGCGCAGGTGAGTTGGTCTACCTTGCATGGCATGAGCCGCGTGCTGATTGACGGTATTTATTTTGAATCCGATGCGGTGAATGCCATGTGTGATACCGCGACTGAAATGATGTGGCGGGCGTTTAAACAAGCCTGA